The Oceanisphaera avium genome includes a region encoding these proteins:
- a CDS encoding HU family DNA-binding protein, translating into MNKSQLIDKIAEGADITKAAAGRALDAFVDAISETLQEGESVSLVGFGTFSVRERAARTGRNPQTGAAIEIAAAKTPGFKAGKTLKDAVNN; encoded by the coding sequence GTGAATAAATCTCAACTGATCGATAAGATTGCCGAAGGCGCTGATATCACTAAAGCGGCGGCTGGCCGTGCTTTGGATGCATTTGTTGACGCTATTAGCGAAACCTTGCAAGAAGGCGAGTCTGTTTCTTTAGTGGGCTTTGGTACTTTTTCTGTGCGCGAGCGTGCGGCACGTACCGGTCGTAACCCACAAACGGGTGCAGCTATTGAGATCGCGGCGGCTAAAACCCCCGGTTTTAAAGCAGGTAAAACACTAAAAGATGCGGTGAATAATTAA
- the lon gene encoding endopeptidase La — MTLERCERIDIPVLPLRDVVVYPHMVIPLFVGREKSIRCLEAAMEQDKKVLLIAQKEAATDDPKADDVYDVGTVANILQLLKLPDGTVKVLVEGGQRARMEQLQEDEGYYVAQVQYIETEELAEREQEVLVRSAITQFENYIKLNKKIPPEVLTSLSAIEDVARLADTMAAHMPLKLEDKQKVLEMNDVGERLEYLMAMMESEMDLLQVERRIRARVKKQMEKSQREYYLNEQMKAIQKELGEMDDVPDEFEALLQKIEDAGMSEEARIKTDAEFAKLKMMSPMSAEATVVRSYIDWMVAVPWKKKSKVKKDLAKAEQMLDADHYGLEKVKERIIEYLAVQSRSAKLKGPILCLVGPPGVGKTSLGQSIAKATGRKYVRMALGGVRDEAEIRGHRRTYIGSLPGKLIQKMAKVGVRNPLFLLDEIDKMASDMRGDPASALLEVLDPEQNNSFNDHYLEVDYDLSDVMFVATSNSMNIPGPLLDRMEVIRLSGYTEDEKLNIAKNHLLEKQIERNGLKKNEITIEDSAIIGIIRYYTREAGVRSLEREISKLCRKAVKEILLNKDIKQVTINQENLNHYLGVQRFDYGKAEEHNQIGQVTGLAWTEVGGELLTIEVANVPGKGKLAYTGSLGDVMKESVQAAMTVVRSRADILRINSDFHEKRDIHVHVPEGATPKDGPSAGAAMCTALVSSLTGNPVRADVAMTGEITLRGEVLPIGGLKEKLLAARRGGIKRVLIPKENERDLEDIPENVKQDLDIRPVRWIEEVLELALEHPPEGFSVGSA, encoded by the coding sequence ATGACCCTAGAGCGTTGTGAACGCATCGACATCCCTGTTTTGCCTCTCCGTGACGTGGTGGTATACCCACATATGGTGATCCCATTGTTCGTGGGCCGGGAAAAATCCATCCGTTGCTTAGAAGCGGCCATGGAGCAAGATAAAAAAGTACTGTTAATCGCGCAAAAAGAAGCGGCGACCGATGATCCCAAAGCCGACGACGTTTATGACGTAGGAACGGTCGCTAATATTTTGCAATTGCTTAAACTGCCTGACGGTACCGTAAAGGTGCTGGTTGAAGGTGGCCAGCGTGCGCGCATGGAGCAGTTACAAGAGGACGAGGGCTACTATGTTGCCCAAGTCCAATATATTGAAACTGAAGAGCTTGCAGAGCGTGAGCAAGAAGTATTAGTGCGCTCGGCCATCACTCAGTTTGAAAATTACATTAAGCTCAATAAAAAAATACCGCCTGAAGTGTTGACCTCACTGTCTGCCATTGAAGATGTGGCGCGCCTTGCCGATACCATGGCCGCTCATATGCCACTTAAGCTTGAAGATAAGCAAAAAGTGCTTGAGATGAACGATGTGGGTGAACGACTTGAATATCTGATGGCCATGATGGAGTCAGAGATGGATCTGTTACAAGTGGAGCGTCGCATTCGCGCCCGCGTTAAAAAACAGATGGAAAAAAGTCAGCGTGAGTATTATCTCAATGAGCAAATGAAGGCCATTCAAAAAGAATTGGGCGAGATGGATGATGTGCCTGATGAATTTGAAGCCTTGCTACAAAAGATTGAAGATGCCGGCATGAGCGAAGAAGCACGGATCAAGACCGATGCTGAATTTGCCAAGCTGAAAATGATGTCGCCTATGTCTGCAGAAGCGACTGTGGTGCGCAGCTACATCGACTGGATGGTGGCCGTGCCGTGGAAGAAAAAATCTAAGGTTAAAAAAGATTTAGCGAAAGCTGAGCAAATGCTCGATGCCGATCACTATGGCCTTGAGAAGGTGAAAGAGCGCATTATTGAATATCTGGCGGTACAGAGTCGTAGCGCTAAGCTAAAAGGGCCTATTTTATGCCTAGTAGGGCCACCTGGGGTGGGGAAAACTTCACTAGGACAGTCAATAGCCAAAGCTACGGGTCGTAAGTACGTGCGCATGGCACTTGGCGGCGTGCGTGATGAAGCCGAAATTCGCGGTCACCGTCGTACTTATATAGGCTCTTTGCCGGGTAAACTTATCCAAAAAATGGCCAAAGTCGGGGTGCGTAATCCGCTGTTCTTGTTGGACGAAATCGACAAGATGGCGTCTGATATGCGCGGTGATCCGGCTTCAGCCTTGCTAGAGGTGCTAGATCCTGAGCAAAATAACAGCTTTAACGATCACTATTTAGAAGTGGACTATGACTTATCTGATGTCATGTTTGTCGCCACCTCTAACTCCATGAATATTCCAGGTCCTTTATTAGACCGTATGGAAGTGATCCGTTTGTCTGGCTATACCGAAGACGAAAAACTTAACATTGCTAAAAATCACCTATTAGAGAAGCAAATTGAGCGAAACGGCTTAAAGAAAAACGAAATTACCATCGAAGACTCGGCGATTATTGGCATTATTCGCTATTACACTCGAGAAGCGGGTGTGCGTAGTTTAGAGCGTGAAATATCTAAGTTGTGTCGTAAGGCAGTAAAAGAAATATTGCTTAATAAAGACATTAAGCAAGTCACTATTAATCAAGAAAACCTTAACCATTATTTGGGTGTACAGCGCTTTGATTATGGTAAAGCTGAAGAACATAACCAAATTGGTCAAGTGACGGGGTTAGCTTGGACTGAGGTAGGCGGTGAGCTGTTAACCATTGAAGTGGCTAACGTACCGGGTAAGGGCAAACTTGCCTATACCGGCTCGTTGGGTGATGTAATGAAAGAGTCAGTGCAAGCCGCCATGACAGTGGTGCGCTCGCGTGCTGATATTTTACGTATTAACAGCGACTTTCATGAAAAACGTGATATCCACGTACACGTCCCCGAAGGCGCCACGCCAAAAGACGGCCCCAGTGCCGGTGCGGCTATGTGTACCGCTTTGGTGTCGAGCTTAACGGGCAACCCAGTGCGCGCTGATGTTGCTATGACAGGTGAGATCACCTTGCGCGGGGAAGTGTTACCTATTGGCGGCTTAAAAGAAAAACTGTTGGCTGCGCGTCGCGGTGGCATTAAGCGCGTGCTCATTCCTAAAGAAAATGAGCGAGACTTGGAAGATATTCCAGAAAACGTTAAGCAGGATTTAGACATCCGCCCTGTTCGTTGGATAGAAGAAGTGCTGGAATTGGCGCTAGAACATCCACCAGAAGGCTTTTCTGTGGGATCTGCTTAA